A window of Saccopteryx leptura isolate mSacLep1 chromosome 5, mSacLep1_pri_phased_curated, whole genome shotgun sequence contains these coding sequences:
- the ZHX3 gene encoding zinc fingers and homeoboxes protein 3, translating to MASKRKSTTPCMIPVKTAALQDASAEAPPTEPVPEGPPQDLPPEVPATSSEAAQTPSSPDSAVLANGHRSTLDGYSFSCKYCDFRSQDITQFVGHMDSEHTDFNKAPTFVCTECSFLAKTPEGLSLHNAKCHSGEASFMWHVAKPDNHVVVEQRAPESSSTADPLGEPSADGTDGQAEIIITKTPIMKIMKGKAEAKKIHTLKENVPSQPAGEALPNPPAREVEGKDGDHSFVNGAVPVSQAPSNSAKPPHAANGPLLGTVPVLPAGIAQFLSLQQQPPVHAQHHAPQPLPTSKALPKVMIPLSSIPTYNAAMDSNSFLKNSFHKFPYPTKAELCYLTVVTKYPEEQLKIWFTAQRLKQGISWSPEEIEDARKKMFNTVIQSVPQPTITVLNTPLVANAGNVQHLIQAALPGHVVGQPEGTAGGLLVTQPLMANGLQAPSSSLPLAVTSVPKQPTAAPINTVCSNTASAVKVVNAAQSLLTACPSITSQAFLDASIYKNKKSHEQLSALKGSFCRNQFPGQSEVEHLTKVTGLSTREVRKWFSDRRYHCRNLKGPRAMMPGEPGSIVIDSMPEVPFSPASRAPEVTCAPAAATLATHPSAKRQSWHQTPDFTPTKYKERAPEQLRALESSFAQNPLPLDEELDRLRTETKMTRREIDSWFSERRKKMVVEEATQADGSACPEGEGAAEGKGGLEEAAGDLRAPGENGSPEVLSSQTLAERKVSPIKINLKNLRVTEANGKSELLGLGACEPEDDGPSKPAAQPPSKVSCKKTAQQRHLLRQLFVQTQWPSTQDYDSIMAQTGLPRPEVVRWFGDSRYALKNGQLKWYEDYKRGNFPPGLLVVAPGNRELLQDYYGTHKTLQEADLPSLCDKTQMSSQQVKQWFAEKMGEETRAVADTCSEDQGPGDPAAVHKGLGDVCSEVSENSESWEPSIPEASSEHCDTPSPQASRQLETD from the exons ATGGCCAGTAAGAGGAAATCCACCACCCCGTGCATGATCCCCGTGAAGACTGCGGCGCTGCAGGACGCCAGTGCGGAGGCCCCGCCCACGGAGCCCGTGCCCGAAGGTCCCCCACAGGACCTGCCCCCAGAGGTGCCCGCCACCAGCAGTGAGGCCGCCCAGACCCCCAGCAGTCCCGACAGCGCTGTGCTGGCCAACGGGCACCGGAGCACTTTGGACGGCTATTCGTTCTCCTGCAAGTACTGCGACTTTAGATCCCAGGACATAACCCAGTTTGTGGGACACATGGACTCCGAGCACACGGACTTTAACAAAGCCCCCACTTTTGTATGCACTGAGTGCAGTTTCCTGGCAAAAACTCCCGAGGGGCTTTCTCTGCACAATGCCAAGTGTCACTCGGGGGAAGCCAGCTTTATGTGGCATGTGGCCAAGCCAGACAATCATGTCGTCGTGGAGCAGAGAGCCCCTGAGAGCTCCAGCACTGCTGACCCCCTCGGCGAGCCCAGCGCGGATGGGACTGACGGACAAGCCGAAATCATCATCACCAAAACTCCAATCATGAAGATAATGAAAGGCAAAGCTGAAGCCAAAAAAATTCATACGCTCAAAGAAAACGTCCCCAGTCAGCCTGCTGGTGAGGCCTTACCGAACCCGCCGGCCAGGGAAGTGGAGGGGAAAGACGGGGACCACTCCTTTGTCAACGGGGCGGTCCCAGTCAGCCAGGCGCCTAGCAACTCCGCCAAGCCCCCCCATGCAGCCAACGGGCCCCTGCTAGGGACAGTGCCAGTGCTGCCCGCTGGTATCGCACAGTTCCTGTCCCTCCAGCAGCAGCCCCCGGTGCACGCCCAGCACCAcgccccccagcccctgcccacctccAAGGCCCTCCCCAAGGTGATGATCCCCCTGAGCAGCATCCCCACGTACAACGCGGCCATGGACTCCAACAGCTTCCTGAAGAACTCCTTCCACAAGTTCCCCTACCCGACCAAAGCCGAGCTCTGCTATCTGACTGTGGTCACCAAGTATCCGGAAGAGCAGCTCAAGATCTGGTTCACGGCCCAAAGGCTGAAACAAGGGATTAGCTGGTCCCCTGAAGAGATCGAGGACGCCcggaaaaagatgttcaacacaGTCATTCAGTCTGTGCCGCAGCCCACAATCACTGTTCTCAATACTCCACTGGTCGCCAATGCTGGCAACGTCCAGCACCTCATCCAGGCCGCCCTTCCCGGTCACGTTGTGGGACAGCCAGAGGGGACTGCAGGGGGACTCCTGGTCACCCAGCCACTGATGGCCAATGGGTTGCAGGCCCCGAGCTCGTCTCTCCCTCTAGCAGTTACATCCGTCCCCAAGCAGCCCACGGCCGCGCCCATTAACACGGTGTGTTCAAACACCGCATCCGCGGTGAAGGTGGTCAACGCGGCCCAGTCGCTGCTCACGGCGTGCCCCAGCATCACTTCCCAAGCCTTCCTTGATGCCAGCATCTACAAAAATAAGAAGTCCCACGAACAGCTGTCAGCTCTGAAAGGTAGCTTCTGTCGGAACCAGTTCCCCGGGCAGAGTGAAGTCGAGCATCTGACCAAAGTGACCGGCCTCAGTACCAGGGAGGTGCGGAAGTGGTTCAGTGACCGGAGATACCACTGCCGGAACTTGAAGGGCCCCCGGGCCATGATGCCCGGCGAGCCCGGCTCCATTGTCATTGACTCCATGCCAGAGGTGCCCTTCTCCCCGGCGTCCAGGGCCCCTGAGGTGACCTGCGCCCCGGCCGCAGCCACCCTGGCTACCCACCCTTCTGCCAAACGCCAGTCCTGGCACCAGACCCCTGACTTCACACCAACCAAATACAAGGAGCGGGCCCCGGAGCAGCTCAGAGCCCTGGAGAGCAGCTTTGCACAGAACCCCCTCCCTCTGGACGAGGAGCTGGACCGCCTGAGGACCGAAACCAAAATGACCCGAAGAGAGATTGACAGCTGGTTCTCTGAGCGTCGGAAaaagatggtggtggaggaggccACACAGGCTGACGGGAGTGCTTGtccagagggggagggggccgCTGAGGGGAAGGGCGGCTTGGAGGAGGCTGCAGGCGACCTGAGGGCCCCCGGGGAGAACGGCTCCCCGGAAGTACTCAGCAGCCAGACCTTGGCCGAACGCAAAGTCAGCCCCATCAAAATCAACCTCAAAAACCTGCGGGTGACCGAAGCCAATGGCAAGAGTGAGCTGCTGGGGCTGGGTGCCTGCGAGCCCGAGGACGACGGGCCCAGCAAGCCGGCTGCGCAGCCGCCCAGCAAGGTCAGCTGCAAGAAGACAGCGCAGCAGCGCCACTTGCTGCGCCAGCTCTTCGTGCAGACGCAGTGGCCGAGCACCCAGGACTATGACTCCATCATGGCCCAGACGGGCCTGCCGCGGCCCGAGGTGGTGCGCTGGTTCGGCGACAGCAGATACGCCCTGAAAAATGGCCAACTCAAGTGGTACGAAGACTACAAGCGGGGCAACTTCCCGCCAGGGCTGCTGGTTGTCGCTCCCGGCAACCGGGAGCTGCTGCAGGACTATTACGGGACACACAAGACGCTGCAAGAGGCGGACCTGCCGAGCCTCTGTGACAAGACCCAGATGAGCTCCCAGCAGGTCAAGCAGTGGTTTGCTGAGAAAATGGGCGAGGAGACCCGGGCCGTGGCAGACACATGCAGCGAGGACCAGGGTCCTGGCGACCCTGCAGCGGTTCACAAAGGGCTGGGCGATGTCTGCTCAGAGGTGTCTGAGAACAGTGAGTCGTGGGAGCCCAGCATCCCCGAGGCCAGCTCGGAGCACTGCGACACACCGAGTCCCCAGGCCAGTCGTCAGCTGG AAACAGACTGA